Proteins encoded together in one Anopheles darlingi chromosome 3, idAnoDarlMG_H_01, whole genome shotgun sequence window:
- the LOC125954336 gene encoding protein unc-119 homolog: MNDTESTTTMFPSTPAGTPAGGGTAAVKAGTPSLITPDYVLQLNKIADDYLCTPDANIYEIDFTRFKIRDLESGAVLFEIAKPSVSDIAQTTTSSTEGGAKKEPAAEATADTTAGATAAGATNSTPTATEEVEETFEPNAGRYVRYQFTPQFLKLKTVGATVEFTVGSKSVKNFRMIERHFFKDRLLKTFDFEFGYCIPFSKNTCEHIYEFPTIPPDLVNEMIQHPFETRSDSFYFVDGCLVMHNKADYAYNGGL; encoded by the exons ATGAACGACACCGAATCGACGACCACCATGTTCCCGTCGACCCCCGCCGGAACTCCCGCTGGGGGCGGAACGGCGGCGGTCAAGGCCGGAACACCGAGCCTCATCACACCGGATTACGTGCTGCAGTTGAACAAAATCGCAGACGATTACCTCTGTACGCCCGATGCCAACATCTATGAGATCGATTTTACGCGCTTCAAAATCCGCGATCTGGAATCCGGTGCCGTCCTGTTCGAAATCGCGAAACCCTCGGTAAGCGACATcgcgcaaaccaccaccagcagcaccgagggAGGAGCGAAAAAGGAACCCGCCGCCGAGGCGACAGCCGATACGACGGCAGGGGCGACGGCGGCGGGTGCGACCAACAGCACACCGACGGCCACGGAAGAGGTGGAAGAAACCTTCGAACCAAACGCCGGACGCTACGTACGATATCAATTCACACCGCAGTTCCTGAAGCTCAAGACCGTCGGTGCAAC CGTTGAGTTCACCGTCGGCAGCAAAAGTGTGAAAAACTTCCGAATGATTGAGCGGCACTTCTTCAAGGATCGGTTACTGAAGACGTTCGACTTTGAGTTTGGATACTGCATTCCCTTTTCTAAAAATACTTGCGAACACATCTACGAGTTTCCCACCATCCCGCCGGATCTAG TGAACGAAATGATTCAACATCCGTTCGAGACACGATCCGATAGCTTCTACTTTGTCGACGGTTGCCTGGTGATGCACAACAAGGCCGACTACGCGTACAACGGTGGTCTGTGA